From the genome of Tachypleus tridentatus isolate NWPU-2018 chromosome 6, ASM421037v1, whole genome shotgun sequence:
AAGATGTGTTTTGGTGCATGCGTAATATTACCATTAAGACgaatttgtatattataaaatgaaaaaaaatgttttatattcttgatAACTTGTATAAACATGACTAAATGCTCCTGAAAATGAGTCCAGACTGTGAAGAATTAGTTTAACTAAGCAAAAACTCTGGAAATTAGttcaaaatgtgatttttttttacatttaattggTATATGCTACATTAAGTAAGCTTTATGAAGGCTAAAGATTAAACTATACGGATATAAACGTAATCAACAGTGGAGTGGTTGACCCTCACTCTATCAccattagttttttgttgtgttgttgtttttgtgtgaatGTATTATTTTGTGAGCATGTTTTCGTTGCAAAgaaaaaatttctatttttttggAAATAATTACCTCAGCCGACCCCAAAATAAACAGGGTTCTTTCCTATTCTCAGTGAGAGTGATCTCAAAACaatcattaatttgtttgttttgtttgctctAGAACAAATTCACTCTCGAATTTCTGCTGTGTTCTTTGCAGGAAATCGAAATCCAGACCTTCCACCGTTCCATCGAGGGACATATTAATTAAAACCTGATATCTATATTTACTGtgtggaaaatatatatatttatatatcgaCAGACAGCCAAACGAAATCACCACAATTTCcgctgtatttttattgtttgtcggGAGAGGAATGTAAAAGATGATGTATGGTTAAATACATATAGTTGATACAATAAGTCAGAAACTATAGAAGTGATTTTTAAGCGAGTACATTCTGAAACTTCTTTCATATGCGGTGTTATAATAAACCTGTCTGCAATCACtggtgtttaaaaattaaaatccaaaAGGTCTCACAGTAAAGTTAACAAATTctgcatttgtttctttatactgTTTACTTTGAAACACCTaactatataatttaacattttgcaAAATTCAAATTAATGACTGTTAACAGTTGATCGACTTAAAAGGCCTTAAAAACGACACTgatttacagaataataaaacagGTTGTTGACTTTACTTACAGTTTACTGGGattaacaaataagaaaaatcatAATAACGAAACGGCGGTATTCATACATTACTTTGTTTTCGCACATCACAACCTCGCTGAACCAATGAGAATACCACGACGTGGTGATTAGAATACCCATCTCACAACATGAATggtgcaggtttgaatcccatcCCCGAACAACTTCGTCCCTCTGCGACCCCAAAATTCAAAGCTTAAATTTATTTTCAGGCAAACCACGTACCCTCAAATTCACAATTTTGCGTTAAGAGGTGATACAAGTGTATCGATACGTAATCCCATACGATATGATTTATATATCTTCACGAAATTTGAcaagttttcagtaaacattataaatcttttgtaaaaaaagaaataataataatttgtaatgaagtatttttgataaaaattaatgattcaatTAAGAAAGATAAGTATTAAGCactacatgttgtcttcattagttttatcaaaaacattacatgtaaactaacataaatgaacaataacaaaatagatagacagatattaacttgtttattttatttctattaccaGCTGCCATTTAGTTGACCAAACCTGAGAATACGAAAAAGTACTGTAAAGTGTGAAGTACTTATGAAGACAATGTTGGTactatagataataaattacaatcaAGACTGCCAAACTGCGTAATAAAccgtttgtaaaacttttgtatctaGGTACGTATCGTATCGACATATGAGATACGCATTTCTAGTGATAATGAAAATCTACATTAGGCGCAATCAGTTTTTAACACAATCCTgtctttttcaaatattttacaaatctaacttatttttaatcacattttcttAATTATCAGGTGGATCACGTAACTAGAGTCTAAATAAACCTCAGATCTTTATTCCATTATGACATATCTCTTTGTCTTGgacttaattttgaaaaaaagttcACGGAATAACGCTATAATTAGAGCCACTCAGCGTTTtctagatattaaaacaaatattcatggaTACCAAAAGGACAGTTTCGGAAATctaaaataaacactaaaaattaaatataagtgaACTATGATTAAGTATGATCTACGCGTTAATtcacattaaatgctcatttcagcatatttttctttgtgtgtgaaGTGTACTAAAATTTGAACAATCATTAGGATATACAATTTAAACATTATGTAGCATGTGTTAATAGCAGGAGATTAAAAGAAACGTTGTTCATCGTTTTCTTATGACAAATTAAGAATATATGCTTTTATTTGAGCACAATGGTGGCACACTACTGGGATAGCATTAATAAGAGATGTTTTTACTAAAACACAATATCAAACTCTTCTACTAAATATTATTTCGAAATTGGAAAGTCTCTTCCGAAATGCAGAGTAATTTTGGATAAACTGGAAGTGTCGTTGATTTCCATAAAACTTTAAGATTACTTCCAATAATTCTCGTTAATGGTTAACACTAAAACTTTTTACtagatttaattaataattctttaaataatgtgaccatttattttataaagatggtcaaataaaaaaaaaaatttgtagcAGAATTAATTAAGTACAACACACTTCATTCTATAAAGATTATCGTTGAATAATaattgttcgttttgaatttcgcgcatagatAAACaaaagctgtctgcgctagccgtgcataatttaacagtgaaagattagagggaaggtaactaagCAACATCCctcacttccaactcttgggctactcatttaccaaataatagtgagattgatcgtaaagTTACAACGCttccaccgctgaaagggcgaactcTGACCAACTGGtcgtgaataataaaaatatcttattgtaATACTTATCTtctaaataatacagtataaaagACTATTTTATAATAAGTACTACTGAAAAATTTCACTTAAACACACATTTGAAATTTTTCTTCTTGGTTTATGTTTTAACCAGTTACATAATAAATCTTCCTTTGTTAAGAGAAACTAAACTAATTACATAATGCATCTTAATTTGTTAAGGGAAACTAAACTAATTACACAATGCATCTTAATTTGTTAAGAGAAACTACACCATTCATATAATGCATcttaatttgttataataaactaatccAATCACATAATTCATATTAATATGttacgaaaaaataaattaatcatataATGCATCACATTTTCACGCACAAATAATACAATCAAATCACATGTTGAAGTTGATTCTTTGTAAACAGGATTCAAAGAAACATAAAGGATACACTGGTTGGAATCCTGAATATTTTCCAAATGAGAATAGTCTTGAAAATTGGGAGAGCTTGTATCCTGACActgcaataaacaataaaatggatcaccataaaatatttctttcttttgtcaTTTCACACGTAAGTAGGGTTTTTAGTTTGATATATGTTTGATTTGCGTACATGTAGTAATTAAattgaaactaaaacatattttctacCGGATGTCTAATAGTCAAAACGTTATGGAaagcgtttttttttgttttttttttacttgcgaCAACTGTAGTCAATGACTATAAATCttaccacagttatacttattttGCACTAAATACATTCAATTTGTAGGTTGCATTATGTGTGTTTgtccatttttaaaaatataaaccaatttaaaaaataagtcttttattttatttagagctTAAACTTTGTAGAATACCAGTAATTTCGTGCGGGAAATTCTCTGCATATATACGGGAAAatactttatttgctgtttttaatgtgtattctttatttattattataaaagcaactaaaatataaaatataaacattagataTTTATTCGATTTCAAAAGGTTTTATTGGAAAAGATAATGGAAAAAATATTCACGAGGGATATTTGCAAGCAACTCATGCCTTGCGTAATTCGACATGGTGGCGTGAGCTGTACGTTCGTCCAGTAATTTACAACTGGTACAATTAGATAGAGGCGGTTCAAATAGAATAAACAGATAGATAATGTTATGGATTGTAGTATGAAACTCTAATGGTTACTTTTTGGTTACGAATTCAGTAACATCGACCGAGCAGTAGCGAGAGAATTTATTGGCTCCATGCTCCATCGTTGTACTACTTTCTATCATCTCTGTCTCCCTATTACACTgcgttttaagaaaaacaaatacagtttttctCTCTCAAGCCATTTGCCTCCATAAAAAATTATTGCATCGTCCATTAAATCTTTCCCTTCTGTATCTTGTTAAAATACtactcaaaaatacaaaaacaaagtattaacTTCAGCGGGAAAGTTTTTCAGCGAAAATTCCTATCAAGTAAAGAAAAAgactagttatttaaaaaatctataataatattaactaGTTCCTTTTCTTGTGCCGTGTTGGTGTTGAACAGTAGTCCATTATTTATattctacaaaacaaaaatattcagaacctgtaatattataactattaaaaaaaaaacacttctacGAAATGATTGTCAGTTACCCTTCTAAATTTATTGTATGCAAATCGGGGAACTGACGATCAGTCACGTGGTCGGAGATATAAATgactagttatataaacagtctTTCTTATTCGTCACTTAAAAGAAAATCATGAAGTTCAGAGTGTTTCAAGCTATTCAAGAACCACAAACAGACCTCAAAGAAGACATTCAGATCTAGAAAGCCATCTAAGAAGAAGAATCTTGCTAATCACAACAGCCTCGCTAAAAGTGTAACGTTAGAAAAGTCAGTGGTGGAGTTGTTAGGGTAATCTACAACACAACCTGACTCTAGctaatcgtttgtttgtttttaaatttcgcacacagctactcgagggctatctgtgctagcagtccctaatttaacagtgtaagactagagggagccggcaggtagtcatcactacccattgccGACTGTTTGCTGGCGATTAATGCATACCTCCTTTCCTATTGTGTTCCAAAAACTGTCAATGTAATTCACtaattttaaatatgatatattagttggaatactttgttgtttatttgaatatgttgaaacattgttctataaTCATTATAACTGACCTCAATTAcgtgaaataaagtattttacacCAAATATGACGACATTGTTTCATTTAGATGTAAtaagaaattttaacaaaaacgtttttttcacATACGACATTTAATAGTTCATTTTTCTACgagaagaaaaacaagtaaatttAGATTAGTCCGCACTTTCCCCTAAAACCTCTTTTggggttttaaaaaaaacatattaaattttatggATCACGAGGTTATGTTAAAGTACCTTGgatttttggtttaaaaataatttcacttatGTTACAAAGAGTATACCTTTGTATAGTTTGATAAATGAAAGagccacaaatattttaagatgtcCTCGACCACTCGTCTGTGAGGGTGGTGCTTAAGACATCCTTCGTGTCTGGAGTTGGAGTACTTTGATAATTGAAAGTGTTACTAATATTCTGAGGTATCCTCGACCACTCGTTTGAAAGAGCGATGCTCAGACATTCTTAGTTTCTGAAGTGACTTGATGAATACGATAGGTttccaaataacattttatacgCATGTTCGATGGGATTAAAGACACTCCATTTTATCATTCTTCTTTTTCTCAAACACTGCTGTACTGGGGACATAATATCCTTCCTGTacctttattgttattaaaataaacacatgtaatttttaaatgaactTAACTTGAAGTACAGTATTTTATAGtatttaacactattttaaaacattaaaaccatTATAAGTTTAAAGTGATGACGTAAAACTAAACgaattacacaaatatatatatttcatgatgTTATTATAGATAACATGTCCGTcgataagtcttttttttttttataaacttcattgatttgtttttataagtcCGCGcgacgctacacgagggctatttgcgctagctatccctaacttagcagtgtaagactagagggaaggcagctagttatcaccactcaccgacaacGTTTAAGCTacttgttttaccaacgaatagtgcgattgactatGACACTGATaatgcccacacagctgaaagggcgagcatgtttggtgtgatggggatccgaacccgcgaccctcagagtattAGTTGAGTACCCTAACAACTTGGCCATGTCGGTCCGGAGTTCATTGATTAGAGGTtggtaattataaacaaattaaatgtggCCTACAGGTGCATATATAATTCAAGAACCAGATATTTATTGAGATTTGGTTGGTGCTTAATCTCAAGAATGTAACCACTTTCCTTTCTTGTGTCAACCATTTTAACATGGTGAAGCCGAGCCTTACTGTTCGTTTAAACTGAAGCAAGAATATGACAAAATAACACGTTGTAGGATCTGATACTTATTTCTGTTAACGCCATCTTATATTCATTGACAATGGAACAATTTTAGCAGTGGAGGAGATGAAAAACCATTGAACAAAACAGACTTTCCAAATCTTTTTCTCATAACTGATGTAATAAGACTAATGGGTTTCATAATTACTGGGAAAACTATTAATATCTCTCTGGCAAAGAAGTGctacattagctaatttccaatcctctggtaccttcCAAGAACTAACCTTAACCagctagccatgccgggcccttttaatTGAAAACTAAAGATTAAACATGTGGAATTTAACGAAATTAAATTGGATTTTTATGTAAACCTTGTAAAGTTAGGCCTTTTGTCAAAAAAGCAGCCAAACCTTTCTGTTGAAAGCAAGGGCTAATCCTTTGGACGTTTGCTTAAAAATTTTTTTCGGCGTGTCAGAAAATTACTGGTTTCATTTTGAGTTTGCTTACTCATTATATGcgtttttttaaactaaaaattacaaattctaaTTAAGGAAGGATAATTTTTGAAGCAGGTTTGACGTTTTGATCACTGGTGCAATAATTTTCATTTACACGGGTTTTAACAATAAAGGAAGGTCTTTGTGTTTACGTCAacatttaacaaaacaacaaGGTATTTAAACTAGAGAATCAACAATGATTGCTTGTGTGTGTGCATATCAATTTATTTATAGCTGAATTGACTACTTAAGTATGAGATATTGAATTtttgatgaaataatatattttgatataattcattacaatatatttttgtgtagctttatgcttaactagaaacaaattaacaatctttttagaaaaaacaaaatagtaagtTGTTAAAAACTTTCCTAAAACTATCAAACTTAGGCCTTACCCTTTCCATcacaaattaatgtttgtttgtttttttaatttcgcgcaaagctacacaaggactatctgctacacaagggaaggtagctaatcatcaccacccaccgccaattcttggggtactcttttagtaaggaatagtgggattgaccgtcacattataacgccccacggctaaaagggcgagtacgtttggtgtgacaggggatTCGACccaacgccttaaaccacctgaccatgctagtCCGCACAAAATCTAATgtacttccaatcctctggtacctacCAACTATTCAAGAACTAACATAGTTGCTTACATATCTATCTAATCGTTAACCTCCTTTAAAACCCTCGGGAAAATATCTGGCCTAAAAAAAACTTATCGCTTTTTAAACTTTCCAGTTTTTTTAAACCAACTCGAAATTAATGCAGTTATTTTGATCTCGTTTTCCATTTATCAAGTATTCAAGATTTGGAATACTACTTAAATCTTCGTTAGTAGGAACCGAAGAAAAAACAATCTAACATCCCAACCAGCTTATAATCATGATACCAGCCCTCCTTTATCATCCATAAATAGTCCTACCCTTATTCTAACATTTTgcttaaatttaatgtatttgaataaattattttttatattttcagctaaCCTTTTCCCATACATGCTTTGCGATGTCCTCATATCCTGTTTCGTCAATTTTCTTGATATTCTAATAATCCTCTAAATCttctgtcataccagtcaatttagaTTTACaattcttttctttcattttctctctTAAACGTTTTATAAATCAACCTGCTTTTGACTTACAGTTACCCTTTTCTTTCTCTAAAGAATATGTTTTgcttgaatatttaaatttttttttcacgcCTCATCAGTGTCTTCAAATAACTCAGCTACCCAATTCATAATTCTTGTCGCATCCTTTCAAGATTtgctttttttgaaatttgtaaccaaaatgtcACTATTCCTTATATCCATACGCAGTAAAAGATCGAACCTAATGAAGCGATAATCACTTGCACCAAGATGACCTTGATATCCACATTTGATAGGAGTGGCTGGTTGGAAGAAGGTAGAGGATTGTTTGTTATAAATGGAGCTCAGTCGAACTGGATTAAATGCCCCAAGTGGGGTACTTCGGAGCTTAATCTTAAGACTATTCCTCTTTTTTGAGTTACATCAATGTAATacatgaaggaatggtcaatacgTTACTTAAATTTGCAAATGATATTAGGGTCTTAGGTGTTACTAGTTGTATAGAaaatgctgctgctttacaaaaggatttatatcatttagtgggttggacaaataaatggtaaagtggttttaattataatgaatgcaAGACATTGCACatgaatataataatttgaattatcaaGTAAATTTGGATAGGAGTAACTAAGAGTGCCATAAAAGAAAAGGATCTTAATGCAATAGTCAACCAGTATCTAAAACCATCGAAGCAGTTTACTGTTCATAGTGGaggggcaaataggattttaggttgtatatatagaaatattaagtacaagtctaaagaagttatattATTGTGTAGGCACTGGTTAGGCCCCCATTTGGAATATTGGGTCCAGTTTAGGggtccttaccttaggaaagacatcgaattgttggaaatggatcagagaagggttactagaatagtGCCTGGGTTGGTTTGTTTGTAGTCgagcacaaacctatacaatgggctaactgtTGTACTCACCGCTGTAACGGATTTacagttatgtatttattttaatacctacatttgtttcattagttttcttttttgcatgtaacgtatatttttGACTGGTTATTGGGCAAGTCTCGCCTATTTTCGAAACTTGGTTTTCgagagtaaaaatcaacaatatttgttttatgaaagtgcactagaacattgttgaaatttctacaaactcgaGTGATGGTTATAAAAAGTTGCTAGCCGagagacagttattattattggacagctacagtcattGTTCTATAGGCCTAGATAGCTATAATCATCATTAATTGGagaactacagaattggaccaggaacgtttatagatttcgaacattataaccCATTCAACTTCAGTGTATATAAATCGTCGTCTGCCATAACGGTTATTAGTAATGCTATTTCAAACAACcggaaaatttaaatttaaaagttattcaaatattaacatgtatcaaatttatgtttgtcgacaagattgatgcacacaatttaCTTTATTACATAAATTTGATACAGCATACATATTGCTTTGCCACTGAGGGACGCTTCAGGTTGAGGGGGTCGTCATTAGAAGGGGGCGGAAATCTAACTTCTGTCTTGAAAGAAAGAGAAGCTAGATGCGGTCTGAATGATATGTCTAAGATTGTAAGGAGAATTAATATTGTTAATGCAtcattgtttttcataattaacagtgagaatagtaggactagggtaCACGTGTATAAGTTTTAGTAGAGTAGGAGTGATCGTCagctaaaaatagttttttttcccAACAGGATGGTTGGCCTTTGAAATGGAGTTGCCTTCCGATATTGTAGaagtagtaaatttaaattaattttagaaaaaaaatatataaatgataataacACTTAAAGATAGCCCTTAATTTAGTTTAGAGCGTGGAACAGTAGAGACTGACCACTGTAGCAGAATCGAGAAAATGATCAACCTCAAAAAATTGTGATTGCAGCTTTGTTACCAGTATTTAAAGTAAACCTAACTTcgattcattttattatttttggtcatttacagtttaaatatcaactatttataaattaaaaaatatgtatatacttttatattagaAATTCTTGACTTTAAACTTAGGTTTAACTTTAAGGTCTTTACATTTGATTTTACATTCGAGGTATTTAAATCATGACGCAAAAAATATATTCAGATGTTTcggtgaaaataaaaaaaaacacgtttaacACTTAATACAGACTGCTCGATATCAACAGTCTAGGCAATAATTTTCCCAAATCAGTTACACTATAAACGCgttactaaattatattttaaaccaaaacatttaCGGAACACTTCTGTAACTGTTACATGGTTATGTACCCAGTTCTACTTATTCCAAAGGTCAACTTGATATCTAAATATCCAAGAGCAGCAAATATcgcatattttaaatgtttagtaatttcATTGAAACATTTCGATGAACCCCGAGTGTCggtttatgcaaaatattttttatatattgcaCAAAGGACACAGAAAAGATCATTAAATAAACTTCTCCTTCACCTTTGATGTTGTAACATTAATAACCTTCACGTTTTTAAATAATGCAACTCCTcccattaaaatatgtaaaatacttACAGCAGGAAGCACTGGACGTTCCAGTTTTGAGAAAATATAAACTGAGCATTATCCCAAAATTGACTGGGGTAGGTTAACCGCTTTATGTAATTCTGTTGCTAGttagtttctttatatataaagtgtttttgTACCAGCAATAAGCGATTCCACAAATTTTAAAACTCCACACACACGAAAGTTAACTATACTCAATgacaattgtttattaaaattgttaaatataaagctaATTAACTCAAagataagtaaatataaaaaaacaataacatttataattcaaACGTTTTGATGTACACATCTGTTTTAGGTTTTGCCATCTTATCTTAAAACTTGAATAAACCTAAAATGTTAACTGACACACTACGATGTTAAAgcttataaaaaaactaaaaaaaacttattttactgcagctgaaatatatttcaaaaactggATTATTTCTTTAAGCTTATAATATGATGTGGCACTAAATTTGCGTTTTGACTAGTACACTCAAATAGTATCTTATTACTTTATGTATGCAAGTGTTTTGATTTGCAACTCGTGAATGAAAGCAGTGTTATTCACAAGCTTAATATAATCTGGTAATAAAATCAATTATTTGACTAGCACATTCAAAACTACGTGACGTTTTGAGTGTTCCGACATAACATTCTTGTTACAGATCAACATATAGACTGTTAAGATAAAATGCTTCTTAAAAATGTGCAATTGATTTTTAAAtcctaaaatattttcttaggtaaaataaaattgtgCCAAATAAACATGTATCGATTTTTTTTTAGGACAGTTTCGTAACACTTAATTTTCAGCCTATAACATTAATCAAACACTGATCATATTTCTACTGCATTCGTACCATTGACTATTTGGATAACGaaagttattaacaaaatatcagaaACCGTGTCAGTCTTTATACAAACATATCACAACACTCTTGTCTGGTTGAACATTCATACTGTGATGATTTTACTTGAGTGAACTTGGACTTTTATAAAAATGGTGTTATCTCTTACGTAACTTTGTTTCGTTAGGTTTTCGTGTGATACAAATCTCGAAAATCCAAATCCTAAGCTATTTGGTTCTTTGCTAGGCCTCTGAAAGTTCTTCCAAGAAGGGTCTGGATCAAAACTTTCAACGACGTGGCAAGGTTTTTCTTGAGATACAACCTGGTCATAGAGAGTAAAAGAAACAGTGTGGGAGAAAGGCCAGGTGAGAAGAGAATCATACTCTCCAGGCAAAATTTTGATATACACAGACGCGTGGCTGCCTTCTCCAGCACCATTACCATTTAGGAAAAGTGTTGCCATCAGTTTATATCCGTATTGGCTAGTGTAAAATGGAGCACTGCACAGTTCATATCCCTCTTTTGACTTAGCTTCAGCCATTTTGTGAGCATAATCAGCAATCTTCCAGATCAAGACACCAGAAGTGTTGAGAGTCAAGTTCTGAAGAGCATTCTGAAGTGTGGAAATCTGGTGTTGTTGCCTTAAAACCAAATCAATCATTAAAACGAGATGCGGATTGGTGCTTTCTTCCATGTGCTGTTCAAGAGCAGAGCGTAGtccctgttaaaaaacaaacttatatcacGAAATGAAAATCTCTTAAAAGCTAAGCCACTTAAGAATACTGAAGAAACTTTACAAGTGATTTTACACCAAGATAAAAaggttaaaactaaaacaatgtcaaaaattaaaatcattaccAGAACCTTGAATCTTCAGTAGTATTTATATTAGAGGATGATTAAACTTCAATACCAGACTACAGCCCGAAACGTCAGTATTAAAAAGGTATGTTACCTTAACTGAATTTCACAACATACTCCCTTCTAATGTAATACTAAAAAATGTTTAGGTCTACATTTCCAACCACTGAAGTTGCAATAACTATCATTCTACCCATAGCATTAAATATGCGAATGGCAGAGAGATAATCTCGTGGTGTGAAACATTTGAAAAGTCGATCAATAAGTTGCATGAATGTTGCCCAGTTGTCAAGGACGTTGACATAAATGCAAATGACAATATAATTTTTCCAGCATAGTGAAATGTTTCATTTGGGCCTAATTACAAACATTTTGCTCAAACTCATAACATGAACGTGTTCATATCAAATAGTACAAGATTTCAGTTAATGACAGTTGAACTGTCGAGTCTCTTGATAGAAGGACAGTAAGAGTTCTAGAAACACAATTAAAGGAACTGCGCACCTATTCGAGGAATACTGCATTACGCGAAGGACAACATCAGAAACTTTTCTAGCATTTCAGACAAATTCTATACCGAAGTTAGGGGTATTAAGCGCTTAATGTAGATACGTCAATTAGTGAAGGTATTATCCTTTTTAACAAACTGGGCCTATATTCTGCATAACACGTTAGCAGTAGCGACATATACAAGACAAATAGGCTTACGTGCAGAAATTGCagcgaaaaaaaaaatctttacctCATATCTATTTAATGTTGGTATAAAGTTTGAAATTCGTTATACAACAATTAccctaaatttaaattattattttttgaaattttagcaAAAGTGTTCATCTTAAAAACTTGTACCCCCCACACATTTGGTGTGAAACAGGTATTCCTCGGTTTAGGTTTTTTTAGTGTAGTTTATATTATGGGCATGTTTTTTGACTTGCGTTCAGATTTTCGCTATAAAGAACATTTAAGTAAAATTCTTATGAAAATTTTGACTTCTAAAGCTAACCAGTAATATCTGTAGACTCTCCTTTCATCATATCGACAAGTAAAGCAACAAATACATC
Proteins encoded in this window:
- the LOC143253258 gene encoding TNF receptor-associated factor 4-like isoform X2 gives rise to the protein MGSHVYCIHYKEGCKWTDELRKLQGHLNTCKYDAVPCTNQCAAMIPRVLMKDHLFYTCPKRRTMCKFCNKEFTGEMLEGHMGSCQYEPIFCENKCGLKIHRRFVANHRMNECAKRLVACRYCQKEFVYDTLQNHTAKCPRYPLPCPNCCEQSKIPSEDMESHLKEECHSVILHCMFRDMGCMFKGLRSALEQHMEESTNPHLVLMIDLVLRQQHQISTLQNALQNLTLNTSGVLIWKIADYAHKMAEAKSKEGYELCSAPFYTSQYGYKLMATLFLNGNGAGEGSHASVYIKILPGEYDSLLTWPFSHTVSFTLYDQVVSQEKPCHVVESFDPDPSWKNFQRPSKEPNSLGFGFSRFVSHENLTKQSYVRDNTIFIKVQVHSSKIITV
- the LOC143253258 gene encoding TNF receptor-associated factor 4-like isoform X1; its protein translation is MKSQQPLVYPDPDARATVMGSHVYCIHYKEGCKWTDELRKLQGHLNTCKYDAVPCTNQCAAMIPRVLMKDHLFYTCPKRRTMCKFCNKEFTGEMLEGHMGSCQYEPIFCENKCGLKIHRRFVANHRMNECAKRLVACRYCQKEFVYDTLQNHTAKCPRYPLPCPNCCEQSKIPSEDMESHLKEECHSVILHCMFRDMGCMFKGLRSALEQHMEESTNPHLVLMIDLVLRQQHQISTLQNALQNLTLNTSGVLIWKIADYAHKMAEAKSKEGYELCSAPFYTSQYGYKLMATLFLNGNGAGEGSHASVYIKILPGEYDSLLTWPFSHTVSFTLYDQVVSQEKPCHVVESFDPDPSWKNFQRPSKEPNSLGFGFSRFVSHENLTKQSYVRDNTIFIKVQVHSSKIITV
- the LOC143253258 gene encoding TNF receptor-associated factor 4-like isoform X3; translated protein: MKSQQPLVYPDPDARATVMGSHVYCIHYKEGCKWTDELRKLQGHLNTCKYDAVPCTNQCAAMIPRVLMKDHLFYTCPKRRTMCKFCNKEFTGEMLEGHMGSCQYEPIFCENKCGLKIHRRFVANHRMNECAKRLVACRYCQKEFVYDTLQGLRSALEQHMEESTNPHLVLMIDLVLRQQHQISTLQNALQNLTLNTSGVLIWKIADYAHKMAEAKSKEGYELCSAPFYTSQYGYKLMATLFLNGNGAGEGSHASVYIKILPGEYDSLLTWPFSHTVSFTLYDQVVSQEKPCHVVESFDPDPSWKNFQRPSKEPNSLGFGFSRFVSHENLTKQSYVRDNTIFIKVQVHSSKIITV